In the Maribacter sp. MJ134 genome, one interval contains:
- a CDS encoding UvrD-helicase domain-containing protein: MDNSSFKIYNASAGSGKTYTLSSAYLKIILSRPFGFKRILAITFTNKAVNEMKGRILESLFNFSEVTTEDNAPPLFLEMMQALNLTVPELQKLSELRLKEILHNYAFFDISTIDKFTHRLIRTFARDLKIPQNFEVVLDSDLLLDEAVARILSKAGEDKELTKVLLDFALEKIDDDRSWDIGYDLLKIGALLFNESNISHLELLKDKDLQSFKVLKEAVIRQLKDLEKKLSAMATETLNYIAQSGLEMEDFPRQTLPDHFKKVKNGIFSPASLYKNKLEENLINGKIVKVNVVLPSAEIPIQLLQRYLGIKELIYQRSFLQNVYRNLVPLTLLNAIQQEVAAIQKEKDQLSISEFNSIISKEIKNQPAPFIYERLGEKYRHYFIDEFQDTSEMQWTNLIPLIGSALEGQDDFGKTGSLFLVGDVKQAIYRWRGGKAEQFLDLATAQSNPFSVSADTYLLPKNYRSHEEIINFNNRFFQSASEFLENDSYKHFFKEGNKQETNSKKGGYVKLSFLEEDTEENYGQKTLESISHALSNGYTFEDICIIVRKKKHGVSLADYLMKEHIPVISSESLLLASSSKIQFMVSLIRWSLQPEEQALAFAILNFLAELHEHKHDFIVEHLNDLAKGLLHEFNFNSHLFSQLSVYDGMEYVIRTFSLSQSQDAYLNAFMDTVFEVEQKDGADKQSFLNYWDKKEDKLSIVIPESTSAVQIMTIHKAKGLEFPVVIFPYANTNIYEEIEPKLWIPVDTETFSGFSEVLISKKQEVLDYGNKEAHIFNEEQGKLQLDSFNLLYVALTRAVSTLYIVSAYDFKKEHTYKTDYFSGLFIHFLKEQQLWRDETFEYEFGTVPKKIEDLGKETHITTIPYIYTHKDRPNFSILTSAGMLWDTEQEKAIKKGNTIHYLLGLIKFADDLETALKIGLQKGIIVAGEIEPIKRTLQQVIDHKDLRDLFKTGTTVLNETDILMADGTIQRPDRVVIKNKEVYIIDYKTGAKNSKYKNQLNTYADAFLEMEYAVTHKIIVYINDNIDIEFIP, encoded by the coding sequence GTGGACAACAGTTCCTTTAAAATTTATAATGCATCCGCTGGCTCCGGCAAGACCTATACCTTGTCCAGTGCCTATCTAAAAATTATTCTTTCTAGGCCTTTTGGTTTCAAGAGAATATTGGCCATCACATTTACCAATAAAGCGGTTAATGAGATGAAGGGGAGAATTTTGGAGAGTCTTTTTAACTTTAGCGAGGTTACCACCGAAGATAATGCTCCTCCTCTATTTTTAGAGATGATGCAAGCGCTGAATCTAACGGTGCCAGAACTTCAGAAACTCAGCGAACTGCGGTTAAAAGAAATTCTTCATAATTATGCTTTTTTCGATATTTCCACCATAGATAAATTTACACATAGGCTAATACGAACATTTGCAAGGGACCTGAAAATTCCGCAAAATTTTGAAGTTGTGTTAGATAGTGATTTACTTTTGGACGAGGCAGTGGCCAGAATCCTATCTAAAGCAGGGGAAGACAAGGAACTTACCAAAGTACTTTTAGACTTTGCCCTAGAAAAAATTGATGACGACCGGAGTTGGGACATTGGCTACGATCTTCTCAAGATTGGAGCATTACTCTTTAATGAGAGTAACATTTCTCATTTAGAATTATTGAAGGACAAGGACCTTCAAAGCTTCAAAGTTTTAAAGGAAGCGGTCATCCGTCAACTAAAGGATCTAGAAAAAAAATTGTCTGCAATGGCAACTGAAACGCTCAACTACATTGCACAGAGTGGTCTTGAGATGGAAGATTTTCCTAGACAGACTTTGCCTGATCATTTTAAAAAAGTTAAAAATGGTATTTTTTCACCCGCTTCATTGTATAAAAACAAGCTAGAGGAAAATTTGATTAACGGAAAAATAGTTAAGGTAAACGTTGTTTTACCGTCTGCCGAAATACCAATTCAGCTTTTGCAGCGGTATTTGGGCATAAAAGAATTAATATATCAAAGAAGTTTTCTACAAAACGTGTACAGAAATCTTGTGCCACTTACTTTACTAAATGCTATACAGCAAGAGGTGGCCGCCATTCAAAAAGAAAAGGACCAACTATCAATTTCAGAGTTTAACTCCATCATTTCTAAGGAAATAAAAAACCAGCCTGCCCCTTTCATATACGAGCGCTTAGGCGAAAAGTACCGTCATTATTTTATCGATGAGTTTCAAGACACTTCAGAGATGCAATGGACCAATCTAATTCCCTTAATAGGAAGTGCTCTGGAAGGTCAAGATGATTTTGGAAAAACAGGCTCGTTATTTTTGGTCGGTGATGTAAAACAGGCAATTTATAGATGGCGCGGAGGAAAGGCAGAACAATTTCTAGATTTAGCTACTGCTCAAAGCAATCCTTTTTCCGTATCCGCAGACACTTATTTGCTTCCGAAGAATTACCGCAGTCATGAGGAAATAATCAATTTTAACAATCGCTTCTTTCAAAGTGCTAGTGAATTTTTAGAAAACGATAGTTATAAGCACTTTTTTAAGGAAGGGAATAAACAGGAAACTAATAGTAAGAAAGGCGGGTATGTAAAACTCTCTTTTTTGGAAGAAGACACTGAGGAAAATTATGGACAAAAAACCTTGGAGTCCATTAGTCATGCCTTGTCCAATGGTTATACTTTTGAGGATATTTGTATTATTGTCCGCAAGAAAAAACATGGTGTTTCTTTGGCAGATTATTTAATGAAGGAGCATATACCCGTGATTTCATCAGAATCACTTTTGCTTGCATCAAGTTCCAAGATACAATTTATGGTAAGCCTTATACGATGGTCCCTGCAACCAGAGGAACAGGCGCTTGCCTTTGCTATACTGAATTTTCTTGCCGAGCTCCATGAACATAAGCACGATTTTATAGTTGAACATCTTAACGACTTGGCTAAGGGACTGCTACATGAATTCAATTTTAATAGCCATCTATTTTCTCAGCTTTCCGTTTATGATGGTATGGAATATGTGATTAGGACGTTTAGTTTGTCACAATCTCAAGACGCCTATCTAAACGCTTTTATGGATACCGTTTTTGAGGTAGAACAAAAGGATGGTGCAGATAAACAATCCTTCTTAAACTATTGGGATAAAAAGGAAGATAAATTAAGCATCGTTATTCCAGAAAGTACTTCGGCGGTTCAGATAATGACCATTCATAAAGCAAAAGGATTGGAATTTCCTGTAGTCATATTCCCCTACGCCAATACCAATATATATGAAGAAATTGAACCTAAACTCTGGATACCCGTAGATACCGAAACTTTCTCAGGTTTTAGCGAAGTGTTGATAAGCAAAAAACAAGAAGTCTTGGATTATGGCAACAAAGAAGCCCATATTTTTAATGAAGAGCAGGGCAAACTGCAGTTAGACTCCTTTAACCTTCTCTACGTAGCCCTAACCAGGGCGGTCTCTACTTTGTATATCGTTAGCGCATATGATTTTAAAAAAGAGCACACCTATAAAACGGATTATTTTTCTGGCCTATTCATTCATTTTTTAAAAGAACAGCAACTTTGGCGCGATGAAACATTCGAATATGAATTTGGCACAGTTCCCAAAAAAATAGAAGATTTGGGCAAAGAAACTCACATTACAACAATACCTTATATATATACTCATAAAGACAGACCCAATTTCAGCATTTTGACCAGCGCTGGCATGTTATGGGATACGGAACAAGAAAAAGCGATCAAGAAAGGAAATACCATCCATTATCTCTTAGGACTTATTAAGTTTGCAGATGATTTGGAAACTGCGTTGAAAATTGGCCTACAAAAAGGGATTATCGTAGCAGGTGAAATAGAACCGATTAAACGGACCCTACAACAAGTTATAGACCATAAAGACTTGAGGGACTTGTTCAAGACCGGAACAACAGTTCTCAACGAGACGGATATCCTGATGGCGGACGGAACGATTCAGCGGCCGGACAGGGTGGTAATTAAAAATAAAGAAGTTTATATCATAGACTATAAAACAGGTGCAAAAAATTCCAAATATAAAAATCAGTTAAACACTTACGCCGATGCCTTTTTAGAAATGGAATATGCGGTAACACATAAAATCATTGTTTATATTAACGATAACATAGATATAGAATTTATACCCTAA